Proteins encoded in a region of the Mucilaginibacter sabulilitoris genome:
- a CDS encoding ankyrin repeat domain-containing protein produces MEINIMQLISASRSGDLEALQTLIAQGADLNAKDEKGYTPLIIACYNNQIASAELLLNAGANVNASDFGGNTALMGVCFKGYPNIAKLLLEHGADPDLQQGNGGTALMFAAMFGRNDLLKILLEHGADKTILDSRGMSVFDLAAQQGNEEAIGILEAA; encoded by the coding sequence ATGGAAATAAACATCATGCAATTGATTAGCGCCTCCCGGTCCGGTGACCTGGAAGCACTTCAAACCCTGATCGCGCAAGGCGCGGACCTGAACGCTAAAGACGAAAAAGGCTATACACCTCTCATTATCGCCTGCTATAACAATCAAATAGCTTCAGCTGAACTGTTGCTGAATGCCGGAGCCAACGTTAACGCTTCAGATTTTGGTGGCAATACCGCCCTCATGGGTGTTTGTTTTAAAGGCTATCCCAATATTGCAAAACTGCTGCTGGAACATGGTGCCGATCCTGATCTGCAACAAGGAAACGGCGGTACCGCCCTGATGTTTGCCGCCATGTTCGGCCGGAACGACCTGTTAAAAATCCTGCTGGAGCATGGTGCGGACAAAACCATACTGGACAGTCGCGGAATGTCGGTGTTTGACCTGGCCGCTCAGCAAGGCAACGAAGAAGCGATCGGAATATTGGAGGCTGCTTAA